The following are encoded together in the Streptomyces rapamycinicus NRRL 5491 genome:
- a CDS encoding amidohydrolase family protein, whose amino-acid sequence MDLRNLVAIDVHTHAEVSSKGHSSLDDDLHAASAAYFKVEGKRKPTIEETAAYYRERRMAAVIFTVDAESATGTEPVPNEEVAEAAAANADVLIPFASIDPFRGKAGVRRARRLVEEYGVKGFKFHPSVQGFFPDDRSVAYGLYEVIEETGTIALFHTGQTGIGAGVPGGGGIRLKYSNPLHVDDVAADFPHLKIILAHPSFPWQDEALAVATHKPGVHIDLSGWSPKYFPPQLVQYANTLLKDKVLFGSDFPVLTPDRWLADFDKLSIKDAVKPKILKENAARLLGLTQP is encoded by the coding sequence ATGGACCTCCGGAACCTGGTCGCCATCGACGTCCACACCCACGCGGAGGTGTCCTCCAAGGGCCACTCCTCCCTGGACGACGATCTGCACGCCGCCTCCGCCGCCTACTTCAAGGTCGAGGGGAAACGGAAGCCCACCATCGAGGAAACGGCCGCCTACTACCGCGAACGGCGGATGGCCGCCGTCATCTTCACCGTGGACGCCGAGTCCGCCACCGGCACCGAGCCCGTCCCGAACGAGGAGGTCGCCGAGGCAGCCGCCGCCAACGCGGACGTCCTCATCCCCTTCGCCTCCATCGACCCCTTCCGGGGGAAGGCGGGGGTACGGCGGGCCCGGCGGCTGGTCGAGGAGTACGGCGTGAAGGGCTTCAAGTTCCACCCCAGTGTCCAGGGTTTCTTCCCCGACGACCGCTCGGTGGCGTACGGCCTGTACGAGGTGATCGAGGAGACCGGCACCATCGCTCTCTTCCACACCGGCCAGACCGGCATCGGCGCCGGCGTGCCCGGCGGGGGCGGCATCCGGCTGAAGTACTCCAACCCGCTCCATGTGGACGACGTGGCCGCCGACTTCCCGCATCTGAAGATCATCCTGGCGCACCCCTCGTTCCCCTGGCAGGACGAGGCGCTGGCGGTGGCGACCCACAAGCCCGGCGTGCACATCGACCTGTCCGGCTGGTCGCCGAAGTACTTCCCGCCGCAGCTTGTGCAGTACGCCAACACACTGCTGAAGGACAAGGTCCTGTTCGGTTCGGACTTCCCGGTGCTCACCCCGGACCGATGGCTGGCCGACTTCGACAAGCTCTCCATCAAGGACGCGGTCAAGCCGAAGATCCTCAAGGAGAACGCGGCCCGGCTGCTCGGACTGACACAACCGTAA
- a CDS encoding SDR family NAD(P)-dependent oxidoreductase has protein sequence MPTIDLTGKAAVVTGSGRGLGLAYAHALAAHGASVVVNDVDEAVAEQAVKSITEAGGTAVAEVVPVGSAEAADRLVNRAVAEFGRLDILVTNAGILRDKVLWKMTDEDFDAVVTTHLRATFTCARAASLRMREQGEGGTLVLVGSPAGQRGNFGQTNYAAAKAGIAAMARTWSMELSRADITVNAIVPVAATAMTETIPAFAPYVEALRNGEPLPDFLRKGEGFGTPEDCAALVPFLASDAARGITGQCVGIGGDKVALWSHPQEIRTAYADGGWTSEALADAWPTSIGAEPQSVGIPAPKTPEA, from the coding sequence GTGCCCACCATCGATCTGACCGGCAAGGCCGCCGTCGTCACCGGCAGCGGCCGGGGCCTCGGCCTCGCCTACGCACACGCCCTCGCCGCCCACGGCGCGTCCGTGGTCGTCAACGATGTCGACGAAGCCGTGGCCGAACAGGCCGTCAAATCCATCACCGAGGCGGGTGGCACCGCCGTGGCCGAGGTGGTCCCGGTCGGCTCCGCGGAGGCCGCCGACCGGCTGGTGAACCGTGCCGTAGCGGAGTTCGGCCGGCTCGACATCCTGGTCACCAACGCGGGCATCCTGCGCGACAAGGTGCTCTGGAAGATGACCGACGAGGACTTCGACGCGGTCGTCACCACCCATCTGCGAGCCACCTTCACCTGCGCCCGCGCCGCCTCGTTGCGCATGCGCGAACAGGGCGAGGGCGGCACGCTCGTCCTCGTCGGCTCCCCGGCCGGGCAGCGCGGCAACTTCGGCCAGACCAACTACGCCGCCGCCAAGGCCGGAATCGCCGCCATGGCCCGCACCTGGTCCATGGAACTGTCCCGCGCGGACATCACCGTCAACGCGATCGTGCCGGTCGCCGCCACCGCGATGACCGAGACCATTCCCGCCTTCGCCCCGTATGTGGAGGCCCTGAGGAACGGCGAACCGCTGCCGGACTTCCTGCGCAAGGGCGAGGGATTCGGCACCCCGGAGGACTGCGCCGCCCTCGTCCCCTTCCTGGCCTCCGACGCCGCCCGCGGCATCACCGGCCAGTGCGTCGGCATCGGCGGCGACAAGGTGGCGCTCTGGTCACATCCGCAGGAGATCCGGACCGCCTACGCGGACGGCGGGTGGACCTCCGAGGCCCTCGCCGACGCCTGGCCCACATCGATCGGCGCCGAGCCGCAGTCGGTGGGCATCCCCGCGCCGAAGACCCCGGAGGCGTGA
- a CDS encoding MarR family winged helix-turn-helix transcriptional regulator: MRALHADTGYLLYRLGLRSGQLFNTFLQESGLRLRHYAVLRYLATCEGALQRELSARLGYDPSAIVGLVDDLEKLGFAERRPAPDDRRSRIVVLTEDGRAFLRGTHQAGRRVTDELLTPLAPAERETLHTLLVRVAGNGLA; encoded by the coding sequence ATGCGGGCGCTGCACGCGGACACGGGCTATCTGCTGTACCGCCTCGGTCTGCGCTCCGGTCAGCTGTTCAACACCTTCCTCCAGGAGTCGGGGCTGCGGCTGCGGCACTACGCCGTGCTGCGCTACCTCGCCACCTGTGAGGGCGCGTTGCAGCGAGAGCTCAGCGCCCGGCTCGGTTATGACCCGAGCGCGATCGTCGGCCTGGTGGACGACCTGGAGAAGCTGGGCTTCGCCGAGCGCCGCCCCGCCCCCGACGACCGCCGCAGCCGCATCGTCGTCCTCACCGAGGACGGCCGCGCGTTCCTCCGCGGCACGCACCAGGCGGGCAGGCGGGTGACCGACGAACTGCTCACCCCGCTCGCCCCCGCCGAACGGGAGACGCTGCACACGCTCCTGGTGCGCGTCGCCGGGAACGGGCTCGCCTGA
- a CDS encoding PaaX family transcriptional regulator C-terminal domain-containing protein, with amino-acid sequence MRVTGPALRPQSLLLSFLGDEVLGRGVCVYTGSVIEVFRRAGVGEQATRSTLTRMVGRGLLSRRREGRRTYIGLTGRSEAILRDGERRIWKTGAVNREWDGTWTLLGFSLPESWQRQRHDLRSQLTWAGFGALFSGLWIAPGEVDVSEIVAELGLAAHVKVFRAHADAGMDIAEMVDDTWDLRALGAGYRDFDASWRPYASGGVDPAGEDALALRLRLTAEWLQVIRSDPRLPVRHLPEDWPAAGAEETFRAVHGLLEAPARDAARRSIETVPA; translated from the coding sequence ATGCGTGTGACCGGTCCAGCCCTCCGCCCCCAGTCCCTCCTGCTCAGCTTCCTCGGTGACGAAGTGCTGGGCCGCGGGGTGTGCGTGTACACGGGGAGCGTCATCGAGGTGTTCCGGCGCGCCGGAGTCGGAGAGCAGGCCACCCGGTCCACCCTCACCCGCATGGTCGGCCGTGGCCTGCTGAGTCGCCGGCGTGAGGGCCGGCGGACCTACATCGGCCTCACCGGCCGCTCGGAGGCGATCCTCCGTGACGGTGAGCGGCGCATCTGGAAGACGGGCGCGGTCAACCGCGAATGGGACGGCACCTGGACCCTGCTCGGCTTCTCACTCCCGGAGTCCTGGCAGCGCCAGCGGCACGATCTGCGCTCCCAGCTGACCTGGGCGGGCTTCGGCGCGCTGTTCAGCGGACTGTGGATCGCGCCGGGCGAGGTCGACGTCTCCGAGATCGTCGCCGAGCTGGGCCTGGCCGCGCATGTGAAGGTCTTCCGCGCCCACGCGGACGCCGGCATGGACATCGCCGAGATGGTCGACGACACCTGGGACCTGCGCGCACTGGGCGCCGGTTACCGGGACTTCGACGCGTCCTGGCGGCCGTACGCCTCGGGTGGGGTGGACCCGGCCGGAGAGGACGCCCTCGCGCTGCGTCTCCGATTGACCGCCGAGTGGCTCCAGGTCATCCGCAGCGATCCCCGGTTGCCCGTACGGCATCTGCCGGAGGACTGGCCTGCGGCCGGGGCGGAGGAGACGTTCCGCGCGGTCCACGGCCTGTTGGAGGCGCCCGCCCGGGACGCGGCGCGCCGGTCGATCGAAACCGTTCCGGCGTAG
- a CDS encoding MFS transporter, whose amino-acid sequence MSDASASSPSASPSASPVPRLPLGTLVAGCLAVCLAQIGLAIPATLNGLFQEHLHPVGAQLTWISDAFLLPVTVLELSFGVLGDLFGRKRLLVGGAALVCAGEVVAASASGIHQLWAGQALAGLGAAALFPTSLAMIAAGTHTGAQRARVIALWASSLSAGGFLAPLLGGITGTYGSWRSAFVVVAVLAAVSALVSLWLAANSRAPEGRSLDIGGQVTIGVGLFALLYAVIQGPADGWGSTPVVVAFVIAAVFLGLFVAAECRARSPLLRLDLFRNRSFAIASVVAVVGMFSFLGTAYAASIRLGPIQHQSPMRTAFAFLLLNGITPVLTPLTSRLLNRLPARALLTSGLALIAVGDFLAAGLDVGDRSLASLILPLGLVGIGFAFTVSSITATAVNTVPLPLAGMASAATNLLRDFGFTLGPAVIGAVALSQATSRVTSSLATSSSLTAESKAAAHDVLREGGPLALNSVPATSPPGAARAHALDALGHGYAIGFVVCGSAAVFSALLVVTALRGHTAEKSAPRAEDGVRPWPAGESQAAG is encoded by the coding sequence ATGTCCGACGCATCCGCCTCTTCTCCGTCCGCATCCCCTTCCGCATCCCCGGTCCCGCGTCTCCCGCTGGGTACGCTCGTCGCCGGCTGTCTCGCCGTCTGCCTCGCCCAGATCGGCCTCGCGATACCGGCCACCCTCAATGGCCTGTTCCAGGAACACCTCCACCCCGTCGGCGCCCAACTCACCTGGATCTCCGACGCGTTCCTGTTGCCCGTCACCGTCCTCGAACTCTCCTTCGGCGTGCTGGGCGACCTCTTCGGCCGCAAACGGCTGCTCGTCGGCGGGGCCGCGCTGGTGTGCGCGGGCGAGGTCGTCGCCGCGAGCGCGTCCGGCATCCATCAGCTGTGGGCGGGGCAGGCGCTGGCCGGTCTCGGCGCCGCCGCGCTCTTCCCCACCTCGCTCGCCATGATCGCGGCCGGTACGCACACCGGTGCCCAGCGGGCCCGCGTCATCGCCCTCTGGGCCTCCAGTCTGTCCGCGGGCGGCTTCCTCGCGCCGCTGCTCGGCGGCATCACCGGCACCTACGGCTCGTGGCGCTCGGCGTTCGTGGTGGTCGCCGTGCTGGCCGCGGTCAGCGCCCTGGTGAGCCTGTGGCTCGCCGCCAACTCCCGGGCCCCAGAGGGACGTTCACTCGACATCGGCGGCCAGGTCACCATCGGCGTCGGTCTGTTCGCCCTGCTGTACGCCGTCATCCAGGGGCCGGCCGACGGCTGGGGATCGACCCCCGTGGTCGTGGCGTTCGTGATCGCCGCGGTGTTCCTGGGCCTGTTCGTGGCCGCGGAGTGCCGGGCCCGCTCGCCCCTCCTGCGCCTGGATCTGTTCCGCAACCGTTCCTTCGCGATCGCGTCGGTCGTCGCGGTGGTGGGCATGTTCAGCTTCCTGGGCACGGCCTACGCGGCGAGCATCCGGCTCGGCCCCATCCAGCACCAGAGCCCGATGCGCACCGCCTTCGCGTTCCTGCTGCTCAACGGCATCACCCCGGTGCTCACCCCGCTGACCTCCCGGCTGCTGAACCGGCTGCCCGCACGGGCGCTGCTCACCTCCGGGCTGGCACTGATCGCCGTGGGCGACTTCCTGGCCGCCGGGCTCGACGTCGGCGACCGGAGCCTGGCCTCGCTGATCCTGCCGCTCGGCCTGGTCGGCATCGGCTTCGCCTTCACGGTGTCGTCCATCACCGCGACCGCGGTCAACACGGTGCCGCTGCCGCTCGCGGGCATGGCCAGCGCGGCCACCAACCTGCTGCGCGACTTCGGCTTCACCCTCGGCCCCGCGGTCATCGGCGCCGTCGCACTGAGCCAGGCGACGTCCCGGGTGACCTCGTCGCTGGCCACCTCGTCGTCCCTGACCGCGGAGTCGAAGGCGGCGGCGCACGACGTGCTGAGGGAGGGCGGCCCCCTCGCCCTGAACTCCGTCCCCGCCACCTCCCCGCCGGGCGCGGCCCGCGCACACGCCCTCGACGCCCTCGGCCACGGCTACGCGATCGGCTTCGTGGTGTGCGGCTCGGCCGCCGTGTTCTCGGCGCTGCTGGTGGTGACGGCCCTGCGGGGGCACACGGCGGAGAAGAGCGCGCCGCGAGCGGAGGACGGTGTGCGACCGTGGCCCGCCGGAGAGTCTCAGGCAGCCGGTTGA
- a CDS encoding VOC family protein, producing the protein MRWLAVSDPGHPERQILLEKPGAPAMSEETAEQVRELVTRGVMGGWLILTTPDCRKTYETLLAQGVEFTEEPTERPYGIDCGLRDPFGNRIRFTQPAA; encoded by the coding sequence ATGCGCTGGCTCGCCGTCAGCGATCCCGGTCACCCCGAGCGGCAGATCCTGCTGGAGAAGCCGGGCGCCCCGGCGATGTCGGAGGAGACGGCGGAGCAGGTCCGTGAGCTGGTGACCAGGGGGGTGATGGGCGGCTGGCTGATCTTGACCACCCCCGACTGCCGCAAGACCTACGAGACCCTGCTGGCGCAAGGCGTGGAGTTCACCGAGGAACCCACTGAGCGCCCGTACGGGATCGACTGCGGCCTGCGTGACCCGTTCGGCAACCGCATCCGCTTCACTCAACCGGCTGCCTGA
- a CDS encoding MFS transporter, translating to MTTPLSPTQPASIAYDDAPLTRFHIRIAVAGTGGQFSDGFILGIIGIVIAAAGDTLGLTPLWTGALGAATLTGLFAGAIAVGPVADRIGRRWIFGWDMLFFAVLSLLQFFVQTPGQLLTLRLLLGLVLGADYVVSKSLVTEHSPRKFRGRLMSLLAVAWAAGYVFAYLIGFLLTGHGDDAWRYMLAISALPALLVFGFRLGVPESPLWLARHQRNAEAADVVRRHLGPGVLPPTAPPLSRHRGLTALFGPAYRRRTAVGALFYVCQVIPFFALGTFSSQVMEALGVTSKMGAGALYNVFLLIGAVVGLMLIDRISRRRFLVGTFFIGAALLTVLILFADAGASAIVVIGLFAAFAFLMSAAVNLEFVYPPELFPTDLRASGVGIATAASRLGSAASTFLLPVVEAGHGINTALVGCVVILLVGGLVCWVWAPETSTESLLDTDLASTSGQRPSA from the coding sequence ATGACCACTCCCCTCTCCCCCACCCAGCCCGCGTCCATCGCCTACGACGACGCCCCGCTCACGCGTTTCCACATCAGGATCGCCGTCGCCGGGACGGGCGGCCAGTTCAGCGACGGGTTCATCCTCGGCATCATCGGCATCGTCATCGCCGCGGCCGGCGACACCCTCGGGCTCACTCCGCTGTGGACCGGCGCGCTGGGCGCGGCGACCCTGACCGGCCTGTTCGCCGGTGCCATCGCCGTGGGCCCGGTCGCGGACCGGATCGGCCGCAGATGGATCTTCGGCTGGGACATGCTCTTCTTCGCCGTTCTGTCGCTCCTTCAGTTCTTCGTGCAGACCCCCGGACAGCTTCTGACCCTGCGGCTGCTCCTCGGACTCGTGCTCGGCGCCGACTACGTCGTGAGCAAGTCCCTCGTCACCGAGCACTCACCGCGCAAGTTCCGCGGCCGCCTCATGAGTCTGCTGGCCGTCGCCTGGGCCGCCGGTTACGTCTTCGCGTATCTCATCGGTTTCCTGCTGACCGGACACGGGGACGACGCCTGGCGGTACATGCTCGCCATCAGCGCCCTCCCGGCCCTGCTCGTCTTCGGCTTCCGCCTGGGAGTGCCCGAGTCCCCGCTCTGGCTCGCCAGGCATCAGCGGAACGCCGAAGCCGCCGATGTCGTCCGCCGCCACCTCGGCCCGGGTGTCCTTCCACCCACCGCTCCCCCGCTGAGCCGACACCGCGGCCTCACGGCCCTCTTCGGACCCGCCTACCGCAGGCGGACCGCCGTGGGCGCACTCTTCTACGTCTGTCAGGTCATCCCCTTCTTCGCGCTCGGCACCTTCTCCTCCCAGGTGATGGAGGCCCTCGGCGTCACCAGCAAGATGGGCGCCGGAGCTCTCTACAACGTGTTCCTGCTCATCGGGGCCGTGGTCGGCCTGATGCTGATCGACCGCATCAGCCGCCGCCGGTTCCTGGTGGGAACCTTCTTCATCGGCGCGGCACTGCTCACCGTGCTCATCCTGTTCGCCGACGCGGGCGCGTCCGCCATCGTCGTCATCGGACTGTTCGCCGCCTTCGCCTTCCTCATGTCGGCCGCGGTGAACCTGGAGTTCGTCTACCCACCGGAGCTGTTCCCCACCGATCTGCGGGCCTCGGGCGTGGGCATCGCGACGGCCGCCAGCCGGCTCGGATCGGCCGCCAGCACCTTCCTGCTCCCCGTCGTCGAGGCGGGCCACGGCATCAACACCGCCCTCGTCGGATGCGTGGTGATTCTCCTCGTCGGCGGACTGGTCTGCTGGGTGTGGGCACCGGAGACCAGCACGGAGTCGCTGCTCGACACCGACCTCGCCTCGACGTCCGGGCAGCGGCCCTCGGCGTGA
- a CDS encoding lyase family protein, producing the protein MSTGIHPDSTWAPLYGAQTELAMDNFPSRGRTFGDFPPLVRGYAQVKLAAARANQALGVLDEQRCDAITKACQEILDGEHADHFPTALVHGGGGTTANMNVNEVIAARAGELAGSMVHPNDHVNASQSTNDTYPTAMALALLSQADAPVAALNRLADALESKAAEFETTPRLGRTCLQDAVTLTAGDTHRAQAAAVRRTTGILDAATHALTTVPIGATAVGTGIGAPARFAERCAGELARLTGLPISASGNPYDSLAHFDPYARIASAGARAAITMAKIAADVRLLSSGPRGGFGELTIPAVQAGSSIMPAKVNPVIPEYVMQLSYRVRGSAHTVECAVAAGELELNVMEPVILDALSNIFDDLAAAATTFTERCVLGLDWNGPHRERNLAGALDRWVEMAATRGYEPATAELRAGGSDGGTAR; encoded by the coding sequence GTGAGCACCGGCATCCATCCGGATTCGACGTGGGCGCCCCTGTACGGAGCGCAGACCGAGCTGGCCATGGACAACTTCCCGTCCCGTGGCCGCACCTTCGGCGACTTCCCGCCCCTGGTGCGCGGATACGCCCAGGTGAAGCTGGCCGCGGCGCGCGCCAACCAGGCCCTCGGTGTGCTGGACGAACAGCGCTGCGACGCCATCACCAAGGCGTGTCAGGAGATCCTCGACGGCGAGCACGCCGACCACTTCCCCACCGCGCTGGTGCACGGTGGCGGCGGGACCACCGCCAACATGAACGTCAATGAGGTGATCGCGGCACGCGCCGGTGAGCTGGCCGGATCCATGGTCCATCCCAATGACCATGTGAACGCGTCCCAGTCCACCAACGACACCTATCCGACCGCCATGGCGCTCGCGCTGCTGAGCCAGGCCGACGCGCCGGTGGCCGCTCTGAACCGGCTCGCGGACGCCTTGGAGTCGAAGGCGGCCGAGTTCGAGACGACTCCTCGCCTGGGCCGTACATGTCTCCAGGACGCGGTCACGCTGACCGCCGGTGACACCCACCGGGCACAGGCGGCGGCCGTCCGCCGTACGACCGGCATCCTCGATGCGGCCACCCATGCTCTGACCACCGTTCCGATCGGAGCGACGGCGGTGGGTACCGGGATCGGCGCGCCCGCCCGCTTCGCGGAACGCTGCGCCGGGGAACTGGCGCGGCTCACGGGGCTGCCCATCAGCGCGTCCGGGAACCCGTACGACAGCCTGGCGCATTTCGATCCCTACGCCCGGATCGCCTCGGCGGGCGCGCGGGCGGCGATCACCATGGCGAAGATCGCCGCCGATGTCCGGCTGCTGTCCTCCGGGCCGCGGGGCGGGTTCGGCGAGCTGACGATCCCGGCGGTCCAGGCCGGATCCTCCATCATGCCGGCCAAGGTCAATCCGGTGATACCGGAGTATGTGATGCAGCTCAGCTATCGCGTCAGGGGAAGCGCCCACACCGTTGAGTGCGCCGTCGCCGCCGGTGAACTCGAACTCAACGTCATGGAACCGGTGATCCTCGACGCCCTGAGCAACATCTTCGACGACCTGGCCGCGGCCGCCACGACCTTCACCGAGCGCTGCGTCCTCGGTCTGGACTGGAACGGCCCCCACCGCGAGCGCAACCTCGCCGGGGCGCTCGACCGGTGGGTCGAGATGGCGGCGACCCGCGGCTACGAGCCGGCCACCGCCGAACTGCGGGCGGGCGGAAGCGATGGAGGAACGGCACGATGA
- a CDS encoding IclR family transcriptional regulator, which translates to MDSAAERVAALLLAFGRRGTTGDHSVSDLARAVGRERSQVSRMLQALGRGGLVEQDSHTKRYRLSWNMLVLAAGAGDGSLLRAARPVLRALVARTGEVALLSVQRGNRSLTVLREESNQSLRAGGWVGRSSPLHCTASGRALLFDTDDDLVAELVAADLTTPMSGLSAPRTIEDVLERLRIERDRGYSMASEEVEIGLTSVGVPVRTPAGELVGVINVSGPTSRMINRLDDAARRLRTAATAIEGTLGRIPPAQTALPAPDGA; encoded by the coding sequence ATGGACTCGGCAGCCGAACGCGTGGCCGCGCTCCTGCTGGCCTTCGGGCGCCGCGGCACCACCGGGGATCACTCCGTCAGCGACCTGGCCAGAGCCGTCGGCCGTGAACGCAGCCAGGTCTCCCGCATGCTCCAGGCACTCGGCCGCGGCGGTCTCGTCGAGCAGGACAGCCACACCAAGCGCTACCGCCTGAGCTGGAACATGCTGGTCCTGGCCGCCGGTGCCGGAGACGGCTCACTCCTGCGGGCGGCCAGACCCGTGCTGCGCGCGCTCGTCGCACGCACCGGTGAGGTGGCGCTGCTGTCCGTGCAACGCGGCAACCGGTCGTTGACCGTACTGCGCGAAGAGTCGAACCAGTCCCTCCGGGCCGGTGGATGGGTCGGCCGCAGCTCACCTCTGCACTGCACGGCCTCCGGCCGGGCCCTGCTCTTCGACACCGACGACGATCTCGTGGCGGAGCTCGTCGCGGCGGATCTGACGACTCCCATGTCGGGGCTGTCCGCGCCCCGGACCATCGAGGACGTTCTCGAACGCCTGCGGATCGAACGTGACCGTGGCTACAGCATGGCGAGCGAAGAGGTCGAGATCGGCCTGACCTCGGTCGGAGTTCCGGTGCGTACACCGGCCGGTGAGCTGGTCGGCGTGATCAACGTATCCGGCCCCACATCACGGATGATCAACCGCCTCGATGACGCGGCCCGGCGGCTCCGCACCGCCGCCACCGCCATCGAGGGCACCCTCGGGCGCATTCCGCCGGCTCAGACGGCGCTGCCGGCGCCGGACGGGGCGTAG
- a CDS encoding globin domain-containing protein: MLSLESAAVIRATLPVVSEALDEITAHFYGTMFAERPELLDGLFNRGNQASGEQRKALAGSIAAFAQALPADPDARPDALLSRIAHKHAALGVTEDQYTIVHKYLFQAIGDVLGDAVTAEVASAWDEVYWLMAGALMAQEARLYQEAQVDPRYPWRQWTVVERREETANVASFLLRPADDGPLPAARAGQYVSVRVLMPDGIHQTRQYSLSGAPGDRLRRITVKRVAGVAGAPEGEVSGQLHRTVRTGVELTLSAPFGDVVLDDRDTPLVLVSAGIGCNPMVGMLEHLAATGSARPVRVLHADHAPADHALRADTRRLVAQLPDARAEFWYERDAAGEAGARTGLMDFDGLDLSADADVYLCGPLPFMRAVRALLRRAGVPACHIRYEVFGPDLWLPHGEG; encoded by the coding sequence ATGCTTTCGCTTGAATCGGCCGCTGTCATTCGAGCCACCCTGCCCGTTGTCAGCGAGGCCCTGGACGAGATCACGGCGCATTTCTACGGCACCATGTTCGCCGAGCGGCCCGAGCTGCTGGACGGACTGTTCAACCGCGGCAACCAGGCCAGCGGCGAGCAGCGCAAGGCCCTGGCGGGGTCGATCGCGGCCTTTGCCCAGGCGCTGCCGGCCGACCCCGACGCCCGTCCCGACGCGCTGCTGTCCCGGATCGCCCACAAGCACGCCGCACTCGGCGTCACCGAGGACCAGTACACGATCGTCCACAAGTACCTCTTCCAGGCCATCGGCGATGTGCTGGGCGATGCCGTCACCGCTGAGGTCGCCTCCGCCTGGGACGAGGTGTACTGGCTGATGGCCGGTGCCCTCATGGCCCAGGAGGCCCGCCTCTACCAGGAAGCCCAGGTCGACCCGCGGTACCCGTGGCGTCAGTGGACCGTCGTGGAGCGGCGGGAGGAGACCGCCAACGTGGCATCCTTCCTGCTGCGCCCGGCTGATGACGGCCCGCTGCCCGCTGCCCGCGCCGGTCAGTACGTCAGTGTCCGGGTGCTCATGCCCGACGGAATCCACCAGACCCGCCAGTACAGCCTGTCCGGCGCCCCCGGCGACCGGCTGCGGCGCATCACCGTCAAGCGCGTGGCGGGCGTGGCGGGCGCCCCCGAGGGCGAGGTGTCCGGCCAACTGCACCGCACCGTCCGGACCGGCGTCGAACTCACCCTGTCGGCCCCGTTCGGAGACGTGGTCCTCGATGACCGCGACACCCCGCTCGTGCTGGTGTCCGCAGGCATCGGCTGCAACCCCATGGTCGGCATGCTCGAACACCTCGCCGCCACCGGTTCGGCCCGTCCGGTCCGTGTCCTGCACGCCGACCACGCCCCGGCCGACCACGCCCTGCGCGCCGACACCCGCCGTCTCGTGGCCCAGCTTCCCGACGCGCGAGCGGAGTTCTGGTACGAACGGGACGCGGCCGGGGAAGCCGGTGCGCGCACGGGCCTGATGGACTTCGACGGCCTGGACCTGTCCGCCGACGCCGATGTGTACCTATGCGGTCCGCTCCCCTTCATGCGCGCCGTCCGGGCCCTGCTGCGCCGGGCCGGTGTCCCCGCGTGCCACATCCGCTACGAGGTCTTCGGCCCCGACCTGTGGCTGCCCCACGGCGAGGGCTGA
- a CDS encoding ATP-binding protein, translated as MLRLKVADDGRGIDPAVTRRSGLANLQRRAEELGGSFSLRPNEPNGTLLEWAAPLHAAP; from the coding sequence GTGCTGCGGCTGAAGGTAGCGGACGACGGCCGCGGCATCGACCCGGCCGTCACCCGCCGAAGCGGCCTGGCCAACCTCCAGCGACGCGCCGAGGAGCTGGGCGGCTCGTTCTCCCTCCGCCCGAACGAGCCGAACGGCACCCTCTTGGAATGGGCCGCGCCGCTGCACGCCGCCCCATGA